The window GGGGAGAGACCACGGCAATGAACTGGCCGTGAAGAAGTTTTAACAGCGGCTGCAGATCCGCCCCCACGATGGTTCCCACATAGCCGTAATCCATTGGAATGCCCTCTTCTGAAACAGCTTTCCATCTCTCCGCCCAAAAAATTTCCTGCCCGGGAATAAATACCGCCTTAGCCCCATATTCATTAATTTTTTGAGCGATACGCGGGCCCACTTCCTTGGAGAGCACTTCCTCGATCAAGGAGATGAGCTCTTTATCGGTAACCCTGATACCGTTGACAAACCGGGGACTGAGCCCCTTTTTTTTCATCGCCCTGTTAATGAACTCACCCCCTCCATGGATAATCAACGGATTGATTCCCACCGCTTCAAGCAAGACGATGTCACGCAGGGTCTTTTCGACCAAAAGGGGATCTTCCATCGCAGCACCCCCATACTTGATGACGAATATCCCCTCGCGGAATTTCTGGACGTAGGGAAGAGCCTCTAGAAAAATGCTTACTTTTTGTTCTGGGGTTAATTCTTCAGCAAAATTCCCTTCTTTCATTAATCTCTTTTATTCTCCTTTATTAATCCGTACGTAGCGTTCCGACAGATCGGTAGAAAGGAACCGGTACTGGCCCTCTCCCTTATGCAGATCGATAAGAATGGAAAACATGGGCATCTTGACGATCTTT is drawn from Methylacidiphilum infernorum V4 and contains these coding sequences:
- the argB gene encoding acetylglutamate kinase, whose product is MKEGNFAEELTPEQKVSIFLEALPYVQKFREGIFVIKYGGAAMEDPLLVEKTLRDIVLLEAVGINPLIIHGGGEFINRAMKKKGLSPRFVNGIRVTDKELISLIEEVLSKEVGPRIAQKINEYGAKAVFIPGQEIFWAERWKAVSEEGIPMDYGYVGTIVGADLQPLLKLLHGQFIAVVSPLARAANGDIYNVNADVAASKMAKFIKAKKLIYLTNTNGILADEKDPLSRISVINRQQISLLKEKGIIHGGMIPKVDSALEALEAGVEKVHFLDGRMPHALLLEIFTDKGIGTEIVL